One genomic segment of Micromonospora sp. WMMC415 includes these proteins:
- a CDS encoding DUF899 domain-containing protein codes for MDDLKVVSQEEWLAVRTELLDREKHLTRLRDEVTALRRRMPAVVVEKDYRFAGPDGPVRLRDMFEGRRQLVVYHFMFDPSWSEGCTSCSFLVDNLGHLAHLHAGDTTFVAVSRAPLSSIAPFKARMGWTFPWYSSHGSDFNYDFHVTLDEAVAPVAYNYKDRATLEREGLAHHLHGEAHGLSVFVADADDRVLHTYSTYGRGLDAVLTTYHYLDLTPLGRQRYVNEFPHHDRYEGVTANAGHCH; via the coding sequence ATGGATGATCTGAAGGTCGTGTCGCAGGAGGAGTGGCTGGCCGTCCGCACGGAGCTGCTCGACCGGGAGAAGCACCTCACCCGGCTGCGGGACGAGGTGACCGCGCTGCGTCGCCGGATGCCGGCCGTCGTCGTCGAGAAGGACTACCGGTTCGCGGGACCGGACGGGCCGGTACGGCTCCGCGACATGTTCGAGGGAAGACGGCAGCTCGTCGTCTACCACTTCATGTTCGACCCGAGCTGGAGCGAGGGGTGCACGAGCTGCTCGTTCCTGGTCGACAACCTGGGCCACCTCGCGCACCTGCACGCCGGTGACACCACGTTCGTCGCCGTCTCCCGCGCGCCGCTGTCGTCCATCGCTCCGTTCAAGGCCCGCATGGGCTGGACCTTCCCCTGGTACTCGTCCCACGGCAGCGACTTCAACTACGACTTCCACGTCACCCTCGACGAGGCGGTGGCGCCGGTGGCGTACAACTACAAGGACCGCGCGACCCTGGAGCGGGAGGGGCTGGCGCACCACCTGCACGGCGAGGCGCACGGGCTGAGCGTCTTCGTCGCCGACGCGGACGACCGGGTCCTGCATACCTACTCGACGTACGGCCGCGGTCTCGACGCGGTGCTCACCACCTACCACTACCTGGACCTGACGCCGCTGGGCCGGCAGCGGTACGTCAACGAGTTCCCCCACCACGACCGGTACGAGGGGGTCACCGCGAACGCCGGGCACTGCCACTGA
- a CDS encoding CbtA family protein: MLSPRALLVRGMLAGLAAGLLAFVFAYFVGEGPIDQAIAFEEANAAPEPAVAGEPEGISRTVQSTVGLLTASLIYAVALGGIFAMVFAAAYGRIGRFGPRATAVLVALTGFVVVALVPWLKYPANPPATGDPDTIGRRTSLFFLMMVIALAGVALGGYLGRAQVARLGTWNAGLVGAGAFVLVVGLALALLPSIEEVPEGFSPILLWNFRLASLGTQLVVWTTLGLVFGLMAERGARLSRQPVPVAAGR, translated from the coding sequence ATGCTGTCACCCCGCGCCCTGCTCGTCCGCGGCATGCTCGCCGGCCTCGCCGCCGGACTCCTGGCATTCGTGTTCGCCTACTTCGTCGGTGAAGGTCCGATCGACCAGGCGATCGCATTCGAGGAGGCCAACGCCGCACCGGAGCCGGCCGTGGCCGGCGAGCCGGAGGGCATCAGCCGGACGGTGCAGAGCACCGTCGGCCTGCTCACCGCGTCGCTCATCTACGCCGTCGCCCTCGGCGGGATCTTCGCGATGGTGTTCGCCGCCGCCTACGGGCGGATCGGTCGGTTCGGCCCGCGGGCGACCGCGGTGCTGGTCGCGCTCACCGGGTTCGTGGTGGTCGCGCTGGTGCCGTGGCTCAAGTACCCGGCCAACCCGCCGGCGACCGGCGACCCCGACACCATCGGTCGACGCACCTCGCTGTTCTTCCTGATGATGGTGATCGCGCTCGCCGGGGTGGCGCTCGGCGGATACCTCGGCCGAGCGCAGGTCGCCCGGCTCGGCACCTGGAACGCGGGCCTCGTCGGAGCCGGCGCGTTCGTCCTGGTCGTCGGGCTCGCGCTGGCGCTGCTGCCCTCGATCGAGGAGGTCCCGGAAGGCTTCTCGCCGATCCTTCTCTGGAACTTCCGGCTGGCGTCGCTGGGCACCCAACTCGTCGTGTGGACGACGCTCGGTCTGGTCTTCGGCCTGATGGCCGAGCGGGGCGCACGCCTGTCGCGGCAGCCGGTGCCCGTGGCCGCCGGCCGGTAG
- a CDS encoding CbtB domain-containing protein: protein MSSPSSALPRPVTPPVAIPWRELQPWLLFGTVLALVLLYFVGTEQGVFQVVSGANVHEFVHDGRHLLGFPCH from the coding sequence GTGTCCAGCCCGTCTTCCGCCCTGCCCCGCCCGGTCACCCCGCCCGTCGCCATTCCGTGGCGTGAGCTGCAGCCGTGGCTGCTCTTCGGCACGGTGCTGGCCCTCGTGCTGCTCTACTTCGTCGGTACCGAGCAGGGTGTCTTCCAGGTGGTCAGCGGTGCGAACGTGCATGAGTTCGTGCACGACGGCCGTCACCTGCTCGGCTTCCCCTGCCACTGA
- a CDS encoding bile acid:sodium symporter family protein produces the protein MSTGLSIVLFPVALGIVMLGLGLTLTVDDFRRVVTYPRAVLVSLVCQMLVLPVICLGLVVAAGLRAELAVGMMLLAASPGGSTASLYSHLFKGNVALNVTLTAVNSVLALFTLPLIVNLSVAAFIGSDSSIGLQFDKVFQVFALVLIPISIGMAVRRHRPDFAARMQRPVKILSIVVLVVVLTGAVIGIKDELAATVGAVGLVALLFNLVSLAIGYAAPRLSGVGYREAVASSFEIGIHNATLAITIALSPALLGNNDIAMPPAIYGTVMFFTAAVFGFVAARRPHADATHRQRTTAA, from the coding sequence ATGAGTACCGGCTTGTCGATCGTGCTGTTCCCCGTCGCCCTGGGCATCGTCATGCTCGGTCTCGGGCTCACCCTCACCGTGGACGACTTCCGTCGCGTCGTGACCTACCCCCGGGCCGTCCTCGTCTCCCTGGTCTGCCAGATGCTGGTCCTGCCGGTCATCTGCCTGGGCCTGGTGGTCGCCGCCGGCCTGCGCGCGGAGCTGGCGGTCGGGATGATGCTGCTCGCCGCCTCGCCCGGCGGCAGCACGGCCAGCCTCTACAGTCACCTGTTCAAGGGCAACGTCGCGCTCAACGTCACCCTGACCGCCGTCAACTCGGTGCTCGCGCTGTTCACCCTGCCCCTGATCGTCAACCTGTCCGTGGCCGCGTTCATCGGCTCGGACAGCTCGATCGGCCTCCAGTTCGACAAGGTCTTCCAGGTGTTCGCGCTGGTCCTCATCCCGATCTCGATCGGGATGGCCGTCCGCCGGCACCGTCCCGACTTCGCCGCGCGCATGCAGCGCCCCGTGAAGATTCTCTCCATCGTGGTCCTCGTCGTGGTGCTCACCGGCGCGGTGATCGGCATCAAGGACGAGCTCGCCGCCACCGTCGGCGCCGTCGGCCTCGTCGCCCTGCTGTTCAACCTGGTCAGCCTGGCCATCGGGTACGCGGCGCCGCGCCTGTCCGGCGTCGGGTACCGGGAAGCCGTCGCGTCCTCGTTCGAGATCGGCATCCACAACGCGACCCTGGCCATCACGATCGCGCTGAGCCCGGCCCTGCTCGGCAACAACGACATCGCCATGCCGCCGGCCATCTACGGCACCGTGATGTTCTTCACCGCCGCCGTCTTCGGATTCGTCGCCGCCCGCCGTCCCCACGCCGACGCCACCCACCGGCAACGAACCACGGCGGCGTGA
- a CDS encoding acetyl-CoA carboxylase biotin carboxylase subunit family protein: MRLYLTALNPTDAVLEGFLPAAASLGLPVTVLTDRPEQWPAGTPVARCAVRDAAAVVTAAVRPAALLSNSDHLQEPTAIAARKLGLPGKDPDAARLCKDKAAARRAVAAAGLDLVRAVAVDPGTAPDVPEAMFPAVVKPRDGVASEDAYLVTDPGELAARIDGIRRRRPEVALVVEEYLAGELRTYDTLGDAAGLAVLGGWHTGLGPPPTFTETTLDWSPPAERDDVELRARLDVLGVRFGACHTEYVVQDGRVRLIEVNYRLIGDRMDLILAELLGVPLFEHVIRLHLGEPLTALDLPVPAAVARHARVEYVCADRSGRLTAAPGRLDTVRDGVRLACRPLREVGRAADRTGTNRDYLAALHAIGPDRETVRTALAALRRGLRWTIVA; encoded by the coding sequence ATGCGGCTGTACCTCACCGCGCTCAACCCCACCGACGCCGTCCTGGAAGGATTCCTCCCGGCGGCCGCCTCACTCGGACTGCCGGTCACCGTGCTGACCGACCGGCCCGAGCAGTGGCCCGCCGGCACACCGGTTGCCCGGTGCGCCGTCCGCGACGCGGCCGCCGTCGTCACGGCGGCGGTCCGACCCGCGGCGCTGCTGTCCAACAGCGATCACCTCCAGGAACCGACCGCGATCGCCGCCCGCAAGCTCGGCCTGCCCGGCAAGGACCCCGACGCCGCCCGGCTCTGCAAGGACAAGGCCGCGGCCCGCCGGGCTGTCGCCGCCGCCGGGCTCGACCTGGTCCGCGCCGTCGCCGTCGACCCCGGCACGGCACCCGACGTGCCGGAGGCGATGTTCCCCGCCGTGGTCAAGCCCCGCGACGGCGTCGCGAGCGAGGACGCCTATCTGGTGACCGACCCCGGCGAGCTGGCCGCGCGGATCGACGGGATCCGCCGCCGCCGGCCCGAGGTCGCGCTGGTGGTCGAGGAGTACCTGGCCGGTGAGCTGCGGACGTACGACACCCTCGGCGACGCCGCCGGCCTCGCCGTCCTCGGCGGGTGGCACACCGGCCTCGGCCCGCCACCGACGTTCACCGAGACGACCCTCGACTGGTCTCCCCCGGCGGAACGGGACGACGTCGAGCTACGGGCCCGGCTCGACGTGCTCGGCGTACGCTTCGGCGCCTGCCACACCGAGTACGTCGTCCAGGACGGCCGGGTGCGGCTGATCGAGGTGAACTACCGCCTGATCGGCGACCGGATGGACCTGATCCTCGCCGAACTGCTCGGCGTGCCGCTGTTCGAACACGTCATCCGGCTGCACCTCGGTGAGCCGCTGACCGCCCTCGACCTGCCCGTACCGGCCGCGGTCGCCCGGCACGCCCGCGTCGAGTACGTCTGCGCCGACCGGTCCGGCCGGCTCACCGCCGCTCCCGGCCGGCTGGACACCGTCCGGGACGGCGTCCGGCTGGCCTGCCGGCCCCTGCGCGAAGTGGGCCGGGCCGCCGACCGCACCGGCACCAACCGCGACTACCTCGCGGCGCTGCACGCCATCGGCCCCGACCGGGAGACCGTCCGGACCGCGCTGGCCGCGCTCCGACGCGGCCTGCGGTGGACGATCGTCGCATGA
- a CDS encoding IucA/IucC family protein has protein sequence MTDDSERQVFRRVLDALLREDHLGLSSRGRPDGPGWWAVRHPAGLLRIPVRADGFQQALRSAAPVLHVLAEGTVRDVDTVDGLLALLAPPDDPEAESGWEAFTVECRADLAARRLAAGARRRVLAAVAAERAATPAGMPAALLDDVLAAYAGHPVYPTDRCRHGLGDEELHRYAPEHAPRFTLRWYAARAGAVRLTGDLPDWWPPARRPDRVLMPVHPLTAERYRLPATDRPAITVRPTLSMRTVALAQDPYTHLKLPLPTATLGARNRRTLHPDTLADGAAVAGLLDRIAGAEPAFAGRIRHADEGTYGAAGGDERLSFLLRRFPRDLAGVRVVPVAALAAPDPQAGTVLERLGEPVAVVESYLDLLLDWHVCLWLRYGVALEAHPQNIHLLVHPDGTVGLLYKDNDGARLDPRHRGPDGPPLRDGRMWARDPQELADVFITITLHLAAAAPLLALAARGLPVPSPAAALAPRLAAARDRWGDGPAARFFTERVLRAARLPVKAMLTAGTLLPKQRLGCADVNKYYRRTGPNYLRETP, from the coding sequence ATGACCGACGACAGTGAACGGCAGGTTTTCCGTCGGGTGCTCGACGCCCTGCTGCGCGAGGACCACCTCGGCCTGTCCAGCCGCGGCCGACCGGACGGCCCCGGCTGGTGGGCGGTGCGGCACCCGGCCGGGCTGCTGCGCATCCCGGTCCGCGCGGACGGTTTCCAGCAGGCCCTCCGCAGCGCCGCGCCCGTGCTGCACGTCCTCGCCGAGGGGACCGTCCGCGACGTGGACACCGTGGACGGTCTCCTGGCACTGCTCGCCCCGCCCGACGACCCGGAGGCCGAATCCGGCTGGGAGGCGTTCACCGTCGAGTGCCGGGCCGACCTCGCGGCCCGCCGGCTCGCCGCCGGGGCCCGGCGGCGGGTGCTCGCCGCCGTCGCGGCCGAACGCGCGGCAACCCCCGCCGGCATGCCGGCGGCGCTGCTCGACGACGTGCTCGCCGCGTACGCCGGCCATCCGGTCTACCCCACCGACCGCTGCCGGCACGGGCTCGGTGACGAAGAACTACACCGCTACGCCCCCGAACACGCACCCCGCTTCACCCTGCGCTGGTACGCCGCCCGCGCCGGGGCGGTGCGGCTCACCGGCGACCTGCCCGACTGGTGGCCGCCGGCGCGGCGGCCCGACCGGGTGCTGATGCCGGTGCACCCGCTCACCGCGGAACGCTACCGGCTGCCGGCGACCGACCGGCCGGCGATCACCGTACGGCCCACCCTCTCCATGCGGACCGTGGCGCTCGCGCAGGACCCGTACACCCATCTGAAGCTGCCGCTGCCGACCGCGACCCTCGGCGCGCGGAACCGACGGACCCTGCATCCCGACACTCTCGCCGACGGCGCGGCGGTCGCCGGGCTGCTCGACCGGATCGCCGGCGCGGAACCGGCCTTCGCCGGCCGGATCCGGCACGCCGACGAGGGCACCTACGGTGCCGCGGGCGGCGACGAGCGGCTCAGCTTCCTGCTCCGCCGCTTCCCGCGCGACCTGGCCGGGGTCCGGGTGGTGCCGGTCGCGGCCCTCGCCGCGCCCGATCCGCAGGCGGGCACCGTGCTCGAACGGCTCGGCGAGCCGGTGGCAGTCGTGGAGTCCTACCTGGACCTGCTGCTCGACTGGCACGTGTGCCTCTGGCTACGGTACGGGGTGGCCCTCGAGGCCCACCCGCAGAACATTCACCTGCTGGTGCATCCGGACGGGACGGTCGGCCTGCTCTACAAGGACAACGACGGCGCGCGGCTGGACCCGCGCCATCGCGGGCCCGACGGACCACCGCTGCGGGACGGGCGGATGTGGGCACGCGATCCGCAGGAGCTGGCCGACGTGTTCATCACCATCACCCTGCACCTGGCCGCGGCGGCACCCCTGCTCGCCCTCGCCGCGCGCGGGCTGCCCGTACCGTCGCCGGCCGCCGCGCTGGCACCGAGGCTGGCGGCGGCCCGCGACCGCTGGGGCGACGGGCCGGCGGCACGGTTCTTCACCGAGCGGGTGTTACGCGCCGCCCGACTTCCGGTCAAGGCGATGCTCACCGCCGGCACCCTGTTACCGAAGCAGCGGCTCGGCTGCGCCGACGTCAACAAGTACTACCGGCGTACCGGCCCGAACTACCTGCGGGAGACGCCATGA
- a CDS encoding (2Fe-2S)-binding protein, which yields MLGPFFAWSPWSDRAGWRPLTELLDGDVLAERVDAAATTLRTRCDLPADAVPVRVVASVTFLGLAARLVSPPLGAAVVGGALPLAGSEDLWWRPPTAGPWPLAHGPLDVLPTGDLNDRSVSAALVETAAQGPVRLLLDAFRARFRLSPQVLWGNVASALAGAAGVLADAAPAHAERAGAVLAGALELPPLAGTGTLVRPDPNRVRWFLVRRNCCLYYRIPGGGTCGDCVLTSPAQRWRHWRSVLAGPAKPPA from the coding sequence GTGCTGGGCCCCTTCTTCGCCTGGTCCCCGTGGTCCGACCGGGCGGGCTGGCGGCCACTGACCGAGCTGCTCGACGGCGACGTCCTCGCCGAGCGGGTGGACGCGGCGGCCACCACGCTGCGTACGCGGTGCGATCTGCCGGCGGACGCCGTACCGGTGCGCGTCGTCGCGTCGGTCACCTTCCTGGGCCTGGCGGCGCGGCTGGTGTCCCCGCCGCTCGGGGCGGCTGTCGTGGGTGGTGCCCTGCCGCTCGCGGGCTCGGAAGACCTCTGGTGGCGTCCACCCACAGCCGGGCCCTGGCCGCTCGCGCACGGCCCGCTCGACGTGCTGCCCACCGGTGACCTGAACGATCGTTCGGTCTCGGCGGCGCTGGTCGAGACCGCGGCGCAGGGCCCGGTGCGGCTGCTGCTGGACGCATTCCGAGCCCGGTTCCGACTGTCACCGCAGGTCCTGTGGGGCAACGTCGCCTCCGCCCTGGCGGGCGCTGCCGGGGTGCTCGCCGATGCCGCGCCGGCGCACGCCGAGCGGGCCGGCGCGGTCCTGGCGGGGGCGCTGGAGCTGCCGCCGCTTGCCGGCACCGGCACCCTGGTCCGGCCGGATCCGAACCGGGTCCGGTGGTTCCTGGTGCGGCGAAACTGCTGCCTCTACTACCGCATTCCGGGCGGCGGAACGTGCGGTGACTGCGTGTTGACGTCCCCGGCGCAGCGGTGGCGGCACTGGCGGTCGGTACTGGCCGGGCCGGCGAAGCCGCCGGCGTGA
- a CDS encoding YqjF family protein: MHIEPVDCAPEQAFPRAILRQRWDDLTFLHWAVAPDLVAPLLPPGTRPDMMDGSTYVGLIGFRMVGLGLGRGPGVPYFGTFWETNVRLYSVDDTGRRAVVFRSLDASRLVPVLVARATLRLPYLWSAMRLDRDGDRLTYRLRRRWPGPAGTTSRMAVRVGERVVDPTPLEHFVTARWGLHTRAWGRTLHLPNWHPRWPLHRAELLHLDDELVTAAGLPPPTAHPVSVLYSPGVPVRFGPPVGLRS; encoded by the coding sequence GTGCACATCGAGCCGGTCGACTGCGCGCCCGAGCAGGCGTTTCCGCGAGCGATCCTGCGGCAGCGCTGGGACGATCTCACCTTCCTGCACTGGGCGGTCGCACCGGATCTGGTGGCGCCCCTGCTGCCGCCCGGCACCCGACCGGACATGATGGACGGTTCGACCTACGTCGGTCTGATCGGCTTCCGCATGGTGGGGCTGGGCCTGGGCCGAGGGCCGGGGGTGCCGTACTTCGGCACCTTCTGGGAGACCAACGTGCGGCTGTACTCGGTCGACGACACCGGCCGGCGTGCTGTGGTGTTCCGCTCGCTCGACGCGTCCCGGTTGGTTCCGGTGCTGGTCGCCCGGGCGACACTGCGGCTGCCGTACCTCTGGTCGGCGATGCGCCTGGACCGCGATGGTGACCGTCTCACGTACCGGCTCCGGCGCCGCTGGCCCGGTCCGGCCGGCACGACGAGCCGGATGGCGGTCCGGGTGGGCGAGCGGGTCGTCGACCCGACCCCGCTGGAGCACTTCGTCACCGCCCGGTGGGGTCTGCACACCCGGGCGTGGGGCCGCACCCTGCACCTGCCGAACTGGCACCCCCGCTGGCCGTTGCACCGGGCCGAGCTGCTGCATCTGGACGACGAGCTGGTCACCGCCGCCGGGCTTCCGCCGCCGACGGCGCATCCGGTCAGCGTGCTCTACTCGCCGGGTGTCCCGGTCCGGTTCGGCCCACCGGTCGGCCTGCGGAGCTGA
- a CDS encoding alanine racemase, translating to MTRPVYVHDLDGLAAHVRSVRAALPRRVELLYAVKANPDPGVLRTLAPVVDGFETASRGELRRMAEVLPGRVPAAYAGPGKTDEDLAAALAAGVDRVHVESPAELRRLGALAAAAGTSARVLLRVNLPVAAPGASLVMGGGPSPFGMDPADAVECVRRPPTGVEVRGVHAHLASGLDAALAGAVAAAVVRWSVAEVGAAEVDVGGGMAVDYADPAARFDWVGYGRALADVLDAHPRLRLRVEPGRSVTAYCGAYLAEVVDVKRSHGEWFVVVEGGTHHLRTPAAKGHPQPFTVHRRRDADGARTDGGPVTVVGQLCTPRDVLSRSTTAGPIGVGDVLVFAMAGAYAWNISHRDFLLHEPPEFRTGDPHRVAAEWAARPSRS from the coding sequence GTGACCCGGCCGGTGTACGTGCACGACCTCGACGGGCTGGCCGCGCACGTCCGGTCCGTCCGGGCCGCCCTGCCGCGCCGGGTCGAGCTGCTGTACGCCGTCAAGGCGAACCCGGACCCGGGTGTGCTGCGGACCCTCGCTCCGGTCGTCGACGGGTTCGAGACGGCCAGCCGCGGCGAGCTGCGGCGGATGGCCGAGGTGCTGCCCGGACGGGTGCCGGCCGCGTACGCCGGGCCCGGCAAGACCGACGAGGACCTCGCCGCCGCCCTGGCCGCCGGGGTGGACCGCGTCCACGTCGAGTCGCCGGCCGAGCTGCGCCGCCTCGGCGCGCTGGCCGCCGCGGCGGGCACGTCCGCCCGGGTGCTGCTCCGGGTGAACCTCCCGGTGGCCGCCCCCGGGGCGAGCCTGGTCATGGGCGGCGGGCCCAGCCCGTTCGGGATGGACCCGGCCGACGCGGTGGAGTGCGTCCGCCGTCCGCCCACCGGCGTCGAGGTGCGGGGCGTCCACGCCCACCTGGCCAGCGGGCTGGACGCCGCGCTCGCCGGGGCGGTCGCCGCCGCCGTGGTCCGCTGGTCGGTCGCCGAGGTGGGGGCCGCGGAGGTCGACGTGGGCGGCGGCATGGCCGTCGACTACGCCGACCCGGCGGCACGGTTCGACTGGGTGGGCTACGGCCGGGCGCTGGCGGACGTCCTCGACGCACACCCGCGGCTGCGGCTGCGCGTCGAGCCGGGGCGGTCGGTGACCGCCTACTGCGGGGCGTACCTCGCCGAGGTGGTCGACGTGAAGCGCTCGCACGGCGAGTGGTTCGTGGTGGTGGAGGGCGGCACGCACCACCTGCGCACGCCCGCGGCGAAGGGGCATCCGCAACCGTTCACGGTGCACCGTCGGCGGGACGCCGACGGTGCCCGCACCGACGGCGGGCCGGTCACCGTGGTCGGGCAGCTCTGCACCCCCAGGGACGTCCTGTCCCGGTCGACCACGGCGGGGCCGATCGGTGTGGGGGACGTGCTGGTCTTCGCCATGGCCGGGGCGTACGCCTGGAACATCAGCCACCGGGACTTCCTGCTGCACGAGCCGCCGGAGTTCCGGACCGGCGACCCGCACCGGGTGGCCGCCGAGTGGGCCGCCCGACCGTCCCGGTCCTGA
- a CDS encoding IucA/IucC family siderophore biosynthesis protein translates to MTDTVSRPGQCLDTDRRADLAAAHAVLGCLVREIALPDGDVTVGGGTVVLRLRNSDATLRCATARVSPLGAHRYAGPVQLRLGGDRWTDVDAGRLAGLVAAELTARTGRTNDEFVRQVRASRDAVTRLLADRPDRDPTPTGEPAVDAYVESEQSLLFGHPYHPAPKWRSGDPDSWRAYAPELRSAFRLHWLAVPDDLVAGAGPFDALLAGLDPPRPPAGHRVLPVHPWQLALVPPAHPRVRRLGPAGVPVRPTASVRTLYAPEADLFVKASLHVRITNCLRKNARYELTGAVALTELLSRLPMPPGVALLAEPAYRTVDAPDADEAYGTILRTGLRPHLEPGDTPLLAAALAATPLPVADPVTWWRAYVGLLVPAVLRSWLRHGVVHEAHLQNVVAVLDAERRPVRMLLRDLEGVKLDTSRWAGWPAGVPSQAAYGPRDARRRVVYCLFVNHLAGICGALADARPGIEPLLWREVGAVVEAVAADLGDPPELRALLRGEPLVAKANLLVRWRRDADRAAPFVPVPNPFGGPR, encoded by the coding sequence ATGACGGACACGGTGTCGCGACCTGGGCAGTGCCTCGACACCGACCGGCGCGCCGACCTGGCCGCCGCCCACGCCGTCCTCGGCTGCCTGGTACGCGAGATCGCCCTGCCCGACGGCGACGTGACCGTGGGCGGGGGCACGGTGGTGCTGCGGCTACGGAACTCCGACGCGACGCTGCGCTGCGCCACCGCCCGGGTGTCACCGCTCGGCGCGCACCGCTACGCCGGCCCGGTGCAGCTGCGGCTCGGCGGCGACCGGTGGACGGACGTGGACGCGGGCCGGCTGGCCGGGCTGGTCGCCGCGGAACTCACCGCCCGCACCGGCCGGACGAACGACGAGTTCGTCCGGCAGGTGCGGGCCAGCCGGGACGCGGTGACCCGGCTGCTGGCCGATCGACCGGACCGGGATCCCACCCCCACCGGGGAGCCCGCCGTCGACGCGTACGTGGAATCCGAACAGTCGCTGCTCTTCGGCCACCCGTACCATCCCGCCCCCAAGTGGCGCAGCGGCGACCCGGACAGCTGGCGGGCGTACGCGCCGGAGCTTCGCTCCGCGTTCCGGCTGCACTGGCTCGCGGTGCCGGACGACCTGGTCGCGGGCGCCGGGCCGTTCGATGCGCTGCTGGCGGGCCTCGACCCCCCGCGCCCGCCGGCCGGGCACCGGGTGCTGCCCGTACATCCCTGGCAGCTGGCGCTGGTTCCGCCGGCACATCCCCGGGTCCGCCGGCTGGGCCCGGCCGGCGTCCCGGTACGCCCGACGGCGAGCGTCCGCACCCTCTACGCCCCCGAGGCCGACCTGTTCGTCAAGGCCAGCCTGCACGTGCGGATCACCAACTGCCTGCGCAAGAACGCGCGGTACGAACTCACCGGAGCGGTCGCCCTGACCGAGCTGCTGTCCCGCCTGCCCATGCCGCCCGGGGTCGCGCTGCTCGCCGAGCCCGCCTACCGCACGGTCGACGCTCCGGACGCCGACGAGGCGTACGGCACGATCCTGCGCACCGGCCTGCGCCCCCACCTGGAGCCGGGGGACACCCCGTTGCTGGCGGCGGCGCTGGCCGCCACGCCGCTCCCGGTGGCGGACCCGGTGACCTGGTGGCGGGCGTACGTCGGGCTGCTGGTGCCGGCGGTGCTGCGCAGCTGGCTCCGGCACGGAGTCGTGCACGAGGCGCACCTGCAGAACGTGGTCGCGGTGCTCGACGCCGAACGCCGCCCGGTGCGGATGCTGCTGCGCGACCTGGAGGGGGTCAAGCTGGACACGAGCCGGTGGGCCGGCTGGCCCGCCGGCGTCCCGTCGCAGGCCGCGTACGGGCCCCGGGACGCCCGCCGCCGCGTCGTCTACTGCCTGTTCGTCAACCACCTGGCCGGGATCTGCGGCGCGCTCGCCGACGCGCGGCCGGGCATCGAGCCGCTGCTGTGGCGGGAGGTCGGTGCGGTGGTCGAGGCGGTGGCCGCCGACCTCGGCGATCCTCCCGAACTGCGTGCGCTGCTGCGCGGCGAGCCACTGGTGGCCAAGGCGAACCTCCTGGTCCGGTGGCGGCGCGACGCCGACCGTGCCGCGCCGTTCGTGCCGGTGCCGAACCCGTTCGGTGGACCGCGGTGA